A window of Thermococcus sp. MV5 contains these coding sequences:
- the eif2g gene encoding translation initiation factor IF-2 subunit gamma, translated as MAKKKFKQAEVNIGMVGHVDHGKTTLTRALTGIWTDTHSEELRRGITIKIGFADAEIRKCPSCGKYSTSPKCPYCGAETEFERRVSFIDSPGHEALMTTMLAGASLMDGAILVIAANEPCPRPQTREHLMALQIVGNKNIIIAQNKIELVKKEQAIENYEQIKEFVKGTVAENAPIIPISALHGANVDILLNAIEDIISTPKRDPNKPPRMLVLRSFDVNKPGTTPEKLVGGVIGGSIIQGKLQVGDEIEIRPGVPYEEHGRIKYEPITTEIVSLQAGGRFVEEAYPGGLVGVGTKLDPFLTKGDLMAGNVVGKPGNLPPVWQELRLEVHLLERVVGTEEELRVEPIKRREVLLLNVGTARTMGLVTGLGKDEIELKLQIPICAEPGERVAISRQVGSRWRLIGYGFIRE; from the coding sequence ATGGCGAAGAAAAAGTTTAAGCAAGCTGAGGTTAATATTGGGATGGTAGGTCACGTTGATCATGGTAAGACTACATTGACAAGGGCCCTAACTGGGATCTGGACCGATACTCATAGTGAAGAACTCAGGAGAGGTATTACAATTAAAATAGGATTTGCTGACGCTGAAATAAGGAAATGTCCAAGCTGTGGTAAATATTCAACTTCTCCAAAATGTCCATATTGTGGAGCTGAAACTGAATTTGAAAGAAGAGTTTCTTTTATTGATTCTCCAGGTCACGAGGCTTTGATGACTACCATGCTTGCGGGTGCCTCTTTAATGGATGGGGCCATTTTAGTTATCGCTGCAAATGAACCATGTCCACGACCACAAACAAGAGAACATTTGATGGCCCTCCAAATAGTGGGTAATAAAAATATAATAATTGCTCAAAACAAAATAGAGCTTGTTAAAAAAGAGCAGGCTATAGAAAACTATGAGCAGATTAAAGAGTTTGTTAAGGGTACCGTAGCTGAGAATGCTCCGATAATTCCGATATCAGCCCTTCATGGTGCTAACGTTGATATCTTATTAAACGCAATAGAGGATATAATCTCAACACCCAAGAGAGATCCAAATAAACCCCCCAGGATGCTTGTTCTGAGAAGTTTTGACGTTAATAAGCCAGGAACGACCCCAGAGAAACTCGTGGGCGGGGTTATTGGAGGATCAATTATTCAAGGAAAGCTACAAGTTGGAGATGAAATTGAAATAAGGCCAGGAGTCCCTTATGAAGAACATGGTAGAATAAAGTATGAACCAATAACGACGGAAATCGTATCGCTCCAAGCGGGGGGTAGGTTCGTAGAAGAGGCTTATCCAGGTGGCCTAGTGGGTGTTGGAACTAAATTGGATCCGTTTCTCACAAAGGGAGATCTCATGGCTGGTAATGTTGTAGGGAAACCCGGGAATCTTCCACCTGTATGGCAAGAGCTTCGCTTGGAGGTTCACCTGTTAGAGAGGGTCGTAGGGACCGAGGAAGAACTTAGAGTGGAACCAATAAAGAGAAGAGAAGTACTCTTATTAAATGTAGGAACAGCTAGAACAATGGGTCTAGTTACAGGATTGGGCAAAGATGAGATAGAACTAAAGCTTCAGATACCAATATGTGCAGAGCCTGGAGAGAGAGTTGCTATAAGTAGACAAGTAGGCTCAAGATGGAGGCTTATTGGTTATGGCTTCATAAGGGAGTGA
- a CDS encoding 30S ribosomal protein S6e has protein sequence MATFKLVISDTKSGVAKQVEITGAEAEKLIGLRIGDEIEPKELGLNLSEIFGSEIPAEVKLKITGGTDKDGFPMRPDVHGPRRVRILLSKGPGFRPQERGERRKKTVRGNTISPEIAQINVKIVYP, from the coding sequence ATGGCTACATTCAAGCTTGTAATATCTGATACAAAAAGTGGAGTTGCAAAACAGGTTGAAATTACTGGAGCCGAAGCAGAGAAGCTTATAGGGTTAAGAATAGGAGATGAGATTGAACCAAAAGAGCTTGGGCTTAATCTGAGTGAGATCTTTGGAAGTGAGATTCCCGCTGAGGTTAAGCTTAAAATAACTGGTGGTACAGATAAAGATGGATTTCCAATGAGGCCAGATGTTCATGGTCCAAGAAGAGTTAGAATACTCCTCTCAAAAGGGCCCGGATTCAGGCCTCAAGAAAGAGGAGAAAGGAGGAAGAAGACTGTTAGGGGCAATACAATAAGTCCTGAAATTGCTCAGATAAATGTTAAAATAGTTTACCCATGA
- a CDS encoding permease, which yields MKKKREMVRDWVLLGLILIILVGLLSLFPDKKEAVISTSWKIFIEMVWILPAVMVILGLFAVWIPKDVVVKYLGNASGVKGILFAIILGTLPTGPLYIAFPIAAALLKKGAKISNIIIFLSAWACIKIPQEMVELQFLGPKFMAIRLILTIIFVVIMGVFIEKLIEWDNKS from the coding sequence ATGAAAAAGAAAAGAGAAATGGTTAGAGATTGGGTTTTGTTGGGATTAATTTTGATAATTCTTGTAGGCCTTTTATCACTTTTCCCAGATAAAAAGGAAGCAGTAATTAGTACATCATGGAAAATTTTTATTGAGATGGTATGGATACTTCCTGCAGTGATGGTTATATTAGGTCTTTTTGCAGTATGGATCCCAAAAGATGTTGTTGTGAAGTATCTTGGAAACGCATCTGGTGTGAAAGGTATTCTCTTTGCTATAATCCTTGGTACGTTGCCAACTGGCCCCCTTTATATTGCCTTTCCAATAGCTGCTGCCTTACTTAAGAAAGGTGCTAAAATATCTAATATTATAATCTTTCTTTCAGCATGGGCATGTATAAAAATCCCACAAGAGATGGTAGAACTTCAATTTCTTGGACCAAAATTTATGGCAATAAGGCTCATTTTAACAATTATCTTTGTGGTCATCATGGGAGTGTTCATAGAAAAACTAATTGAATGGGATAATAAAAGCTGA
- a CDS encoding permease, translating into MNVTAPIINIIAITALLIAFVKDKNKAISSLKIAVNSLIKILPMLCIIVIVIGLLLGFVPPEQISGFIGEQSGIKGILLVGALGALMHIPALLSFPLAASLLENGASVSAVAAFITTLTMIGTVTLPLEIKELGKKIAFLRNGLSFIIAIIIALIMGAIL; encoded by the coding sequence ATGAATGTTACTGCACCTATTATTAATATTATAGCTATCACTGCCCTTTTGATAGCATTTGTCAAAGATAAAAATAAGGCAATAAGCTCTCTAAAAATAGCTGTAAACTCTCTTATCAAAATACTCCCAATGCTTTGCATAATTGTAATAGTCATTGGCTTACTTCTTGGATTCGTACCACCTGAACAAATATCAGGATTTATAGGCGAGCAGTCGGGAATTAAAGGGATATTACTTGTTGGTGCACTTGGAGCATTAATGCACATCCCTGCTTTATTGTCGTTCCCTTTGGCAGCTTCTCTTCTTGAGAATGGTGCATCAGTTAGTGCAGTCGCTGCATTTATAACTACATTAACTATGATTGGAACAGTCACACTCCCCCTAGAGATAAAGGAACTCGGAAAGAAGATAGCGTTTCTCCGTAATGGACTGAGTTTTATCATCGCAATTATTATTGCTTTGATTATGGGGGCAATCTTATGA
- a CDS encoding winged helix-turn-helix domain-containing protein — MCNNVPCEPPEDVPPSWLQLRNFVRALRFPTRWLIIRYIGSGSRSTKEIYEYLIKRGEQLTKSGLYYHLSELKNAGIIEVAGYIEEGGGAPEKVWRLKTKKIVINLLETEEAGD; from the coding sequence ATGTGTAATAATGTACCATGCGAGCCTCCAGAGGATGTGCCTCCAAGTTGGCTTCAGCTTCGTAATTTTGTCAGAGCTTTGCGCTTTCCAACTAGATGGTTGATAATTAGATACATTGGGAGTGGGAGTAGAAGTACAAAGGAGATTTATGAATATCTAATTAAAAGAGGAGAACAATTAACAAAATCAGGGCTATATTACCATCTTTCTGAACTTAAGAATGCAGGTATCATAGAAGTTGCTGGATATATAGAAGAGGGTGGTGGAGCACCAGAGAAGGTGTGGAGGTTAAAGACGAAAAAAATAGTGATAAATCTGTTAGAGACAGAGGAAGCAGGTGATTAA
- a CDS encoding preprotein translocase subunit Sec61beta — translation MAKEKTTLPPTGAGLMRFFDEDTRAIKISPKGAIAIVLIFIAIEILLNVFGYQIFS, via the coding sequence ATGGCGAAGGAAAAAACAACTCTTCCACCAACGGGTGCAGGTTTGATGAGATTTTTTGATGAAGATACAAGGGCAATAAAAATAAGCCCCAAAGGGGCCATAGCAATAGTGTTGATTTTCATTGCCATTGAAATACTCCTTAATGTCTTTGGATACCAAATATTTAGTTAA
- the engB gene encoding GTP-binding protein EngB, whose protein sequence is MIVFVGRSNVGKSTLIFRLTGKYVKRGKRPGVTRKPIELGWRGKTIVDMPGFGFMSGVPKHVQEKIKTEIVRFIEDNADKIDLAVLVVDGKSALEIIERWEKRGEIPIGIEFFQFLQELEIPTIVAVNKMDKMKNIPATINKLIEKFGLSGSWDDHKDTFIPISAKFGTNLEELRKLIEEKIKRSQEQRGL, encoded by the coding sequence ATGATAGTCTTTGTAGGCCGTTCAAATGTTGGAAAAAGCACCCTCATATTCAGACTCACAGGCAAATACGTCAAGCGAGGAAAGAGACCGGGAGTTACCAGAAAACCTATCGAACTCGGCTGGAGAGGTAAAACAATAGTGGATATGCCCGGATTTGGATTTATGAGTGGAGTGCCGAAACATGTTCAAGAAAAGATAAAAACCGAAATAGTGAGATTTATTGAAGACAATGCTGATAAAATTGACCTAGCTGTTCTTGTCGTAGATGGTAAAAGTGCCCTAGAAATTATCGAACGCTGGGAAAAACGAGGAGAAATCCCAATAGGTATCGAATTCTTCCAGTTTCTTCAAGAGCTAGAGATCCCAACCATTGTAGCTGTTAATAAGATGGACAAAATGAAAAATATTCCTGCCACAATAAACAAGCTTATAGAGAAATTCGGACTTTCCGGTAGTTGGGATGACCATAAAGATACTTTTATACCAATTTCAGCAAAGTTTGGTACAAATCTCGAGGAACTCAGAAAATTAATAGAAGAAAAGATCAAAAGGTCTCAAGAACAACGTGGGTTATAG
- a CDS encoding helix-turn-helix domain-containing protein: MNNETALTSRQIELLKKLYKEGKTIEVHTVEKTQDEIADELGITRQALSNHLKTLKELGYIRTGRGFIDLTDRALEFLGEKKGDVFIFVRIEPTKRKQVYESIRKLKIKRIHRVTGDIDLIVEADKTRLDEILEEVASLDGVRETITHVVLETF; encoded by the coding sequence ATGAATAATGAAACTGCACTTACATCAAGGCAGATAGAATTGCTTAAGAAGCTTTACAAAGAGGGGAAGACTATAGAGGTACACACAGTTGAAAAAACACAAGATGAAATTGCAGATGAGCTTGGAATAACGAGACAAGCTCTAAGCAATCATCTTAAGACTCTCAAAGAGCTTGGATACATAAGAACGGGAAGAGGATTTATCGATCTTACAGACAGAGCATTAGAATTCCTTGGGGAGAAGAAGGGGGATGTGTTTATTTTTGTTAGAATTGAACCCACAAAAAGAAAACAAGTTTATGAGTCTATTAGGAAGCTTAAAATTAAACGGATTCACAGAGTTACTGGTGACATAGACCTTATTGTGGAAGCGGACAAAACAAGACTTGATGAGATTTTAGAGGAAGTAGCTTCTCTTGACGGTGTTAGGGAAACTATAACCCACGTTGTTCTTGAGACCTTTTGA